TTGGCCTTTTGGTTTGGCAAAAAATTGGGCGGCTGCATCGCTAGCCGCGAAAAGAGCAGCGCGTTTTGTGCCGTTTATCCTTGGTAACCTGTTTTTCTCCTTTTTGACGCGCTAGTGGGAGAGAATAATGGCATTATATTGATAATTTAGCAAGGCCTAAACAAGGAGAGTAGGCAAATCTAAAATCAGTATTTTATTGCAGCTATGAACATCGCAAAGAAATTTATTACCGCTGTCGCTATGATGGCAGTGGGGGTGGGCAGCGTATGGGCGCAAAAGGCGTCGGTGCTCCTTTCTCCCGATCGAAAGATCAAGGTGGAGGTTTTTCTCTCTAAAAAAGGGGAACCGTGCTATAGGGTAACCCGTACAGGACGTGTTGTGGTTGATACCTCGCGGCTTGGCTTTACGTTTAAGGAATCTCAGCCCATGTCGTCCGGCTTTGATATGACTCCTTTGTCTCACGGTACCTTTGATAAGACATGGACGCAGCCTTGGGGAGAAAATAAAATCGTTCGCGACTGCCATAACAGCCTTACGGTATCCTTTAAGGAGCATAAGGCTCCTCACCGGGTGATGAATTTGGAGTTTAGAGCCTTTAATGATGGTATTGGTTTCCGTTACAGCGTGCCTAAGCAGGAAAATCTGGGCAAGATTACCATTATGGACGAGCTAACGGAGTTTTCGTTAACCGAGAACTACAAAACATGGTGGATTTATGCCGACTACAACACCTACGAAAAGCTTTATAACGAGACGCCGCTCACCGAAGCATCGTGGGTCGCCACACCGGTTACCATGCGTGGCGCAGATGGCCTGCATCTTAGCTTTCATGAGGCAGCGTTGGTAAATTATGCCGATATGCATCTAAAGCAGGTGAGCCCGCTGCACTTTAAGGTGGAGCTTACCCCTTGGGCAAATGGCGATAAGGTACGTACGGAGACTCCATTTGCAACACCTTGGCGTACGCTACAAATTAGTCCAGATGCAAAAGGACTTATAGATTCGCCTCTGGTACTTAATCTAAACGAACCTTCGAAGGCTACCAGCACCCAGTGGATTAAGCCTATGAAATATGTGGGGATTTGGTGGGGAATGCATTTAGGCACCCAAACTTGGAAGGAGAGCCCAACGCATGGTGCCACAACGGCTAACGCTATTGCCTACATCGACTTTGCCAAGCGTCACAATATTCAGGGCGTTGTTGTAGAGGGATGGAATGCTGGTTGGGATCGCTGGGGGGCTAAAGATGCCTTCGACCATATAACTCCTGCCGCCGATTTTGACTTTGCTAAGGTGGCTAAGTACGCTAAGGATAACGGAATTCAGCTAATAGGCCACAACGAAACGGGAGGAGATATCCCATCTTACGAAAAACTTATTGATAGGGCATTTTCGTTGTACAAAAGTTACGGTATGAATGCCGTAAAAACAGGATATGCCGGAGGAATCTATCCACAAGGAGAGCACCATCACGGACAGTTTATGGTAAATCACTACCAGCATGTGGTCGATAAAGCTCTTCAGTACAATATTATGCTTGATGTGCATGAGCCGATAAAACCTACCGGATTACGCCGTACTTACCCCAATTTAATGACTGGAGAGGGAGTCCGAGGAATGGAATGGGAGGCTTGGAGCGAAGGAAACCCGCCTTCGCACGTTCCTACGCTGGCTTTTACCCGCATGTTGGCTGGTCCGCTCGACTACACCCCAGGTACTTTCGATATCCTATTTAAGAATACAGGAAAACGCGAACGCTGGAACGACTTGGATAAGGGGAATACCCGCGTTCATACGACGCTATGCAAGCAGCTGGCCATGATGGTGGTTTTATACAGCCCGTTACAAATGGCTAGCGACGAGATAAAGAATTATGAGGGACATCCAGCCTTTAAGTTTGTGGTAGACTACAATGCCGACTGCGATGAAAGCCATACGCTAAACGGTGAGGTAGGACAGTTCGTAACCATTGCTCGTCGAGCCGGAAATACTTGGTTTGTCGGTTCGGTTACCAACGAGAAGGAGCGCGATTTAACCATTCCGCTTACAT
This is a stretch of genomic DNA from Alistipes sp. ZOR0009. It encodes these proteins:
- a CDS encoding glycoside hydrolase family 97 protein, translated to MNIAKKFITAVAMMAVGVGSVWAQKASVLLSPDRKIKVEVFLSKKGEPCYRVTRTGRVVVDTSRLGFTFKESQPMSSGFDMTPLSHGTFDKTWTQPWGENKIVRDCHNSLTVSFKEHKAPHRVMNLEFRAFNDGIGFRYSVPKQENLGKITIMDELTEFSLTENYKTWWIYADYNTYEKLYNETPLTEASWVATPVTMRGADGLHLSFHEAALVNYADMHLKQVSPLHFKVELTPWANGDKVRTETPFATPWRTLQISPDAKGLIDSPLVLNLNEPSKATSTQWIKPMKYVGIWWGMHLGTQTWKESPTHGATTANAIAYIDFAKRHNIQGVVVEGWNAGWDRWGAKDAFDHITPAADFDFAKVAKYAKDNGIQLIGHNETGGDIPSYEKLIDRAFSLYKSYGMNAVKTGYAGGIYPQGEHHHGQFMVNHYQHVVDKALQYNIMLDVHEPIKPTGLRRTYPNLMTGEGVRGMEWEAWSEGNPPSHVPTLAFTRMLAGPLDYTPGTFDILFKNTGKRERWNDLDKGNTRVHTTLCKQLAMMVVLYSPLQMASDEIKNYEGHPAFKFVVDYNADCDESHTLNGEVGQFVTIARRAGNTWFVGSVTNEKERDLTIPLTFLKPGKKYEATIYGDGDAASWESNPTDYKIVNQVVTSKDLLKMHLASGGGQAIVFNLIK